The Pseudomonas sp. FP2309 genome has a window encoding:
- the yacG gene encoding DNA gyrase inhibitor YacG: MSQPLTVDCPTCGAPVEWKPDNLNRPFCSDRCKLIDLGAWAAEEHKIPVAPDAEDELFSEDLPPRH, from the coding sequence ATGAGCCAACCCTTGACCGTCGACTGCCCAACCTGCGGTGCACCCGTGGAATGGAAACCCGACAACCTCAACCGGCCGTTCTGCTCGGACCGTTGCAAACTCATCGACCTGGGTGCCTGGGCCGCTGAAGAACATAAAATTCCCGTGGCTCCGGATGCTGAAGACGAGCTGTTTTCCGAAGACCTGCCGCCGCGCCACTAA
- the coaE gene encoding dephospho-CoA kinase (Dephospho-CoA kinase (CoaE) performs the final step in coenzyme A biosynthesis.) encodes MTTSVATPWVLGLTGGIGSGKSAAAQHFIDLGIDLVDADHAARWVVEPGRPALARIAEHFGAGVLQPDGQLDRAALRKLIFEVPEKRLWLEGLLHPLIGEEIRSHLARARSPYAILVSPLLIESGQYSMTQRILVIDVPQSLQIQRTLQRDGISEQQVQAILNAQCSREDRLNHADDVLVNDKDLGWLHSEVERLHHFYLTLRGGRS; translated from the coding sequence ATGACCACTTCTGTTGCAACACCTTGGGTTCTTGGCCTCACCGGCGGCATCGGCAGCGGTAAAAGCGCCGCGGCTCAACACTTCATCGACCTGGGCATCGACCTCGTCGACGCCGACCACGCCGCGCGCTGGGTGGTCGAACCGGGCCGACCGGCACTTGCGCGCATCGCCGAGCACTTCGGTGCAGGCGTGCTGCAGCCTGACGGCCAGTTGGACCGCGCCGCGTTGCGCAAGCTGATCTTTGAAGTCCCCGAAAAGCGCCTATGGCTGGAAGGTCTGTTGCACCCACTGATCGGCGAAGAGATTCGCAGCCATCTGGCGCGTGCACGCTCGCCATACGCGATCCTGGTGTCGCCGTTACTGATCGAGTCCGGCCAGTACAGCATGACCCAGCGCATTCTGGTGATCGATGTGCCGCAATCGCTGCAGATACAGCGTACCCTGCAGCGCGACGGCATCAGCGAACAGCAGGTCCAAGCGATTCTCAACGCCCAATGCAGCCGTGAAGACCGCCTGAACCATGCCGATGACGTGCTGGTCAACGACAAAGACCTCGGCTGGCTGCACAGCGAGGTCGAGCGACTGCACCACTTTTATCTTACTTTGCGTGGAGGCCGATCATGA
- a CDS encoding A24 family peptidase, whose amino-acid sequence MSLLLSEYPWAFVAIASVLGLIVGSFLNVLVWRLPKILEREWRAQAHEVLGLPAEPLGPTYNLMHPNSCCPHCGHAIRPWENIPVFSYLLLRGRCAHCQGSIGARYPLTELGCGLISALVAWHFGFGWQAAAVLVVSWGLLAMSLIDIDHQLLPDVLVLPLLWLGLIVNAFGLLTTLPDALWGAVLGYMSLWSVFWLFKLITGKDGMGHGDFKLLALLGAWGGWQIVPMTLLMASLVGVIIGLILMRLRNAQASTPMPFGPYLAIAGWIALLWGGQITDFYLQSVGFR is encoded by the coding sequence TTGAGCCTGCTGTTAAGCGAGTACCCGTGGGCCTTTGTCGCGATCGCGTCAGTGCTGGGGCTGATCGTCGGCAGCTTTCTCAATGTGCTGGTCTGGCGTTTGCCAAAAATACTCGAACGCGAATGGCGCGCCCAGGCCCATGAAGTGCTCGGTTTGCCCGCCGAGCCCCTGGGACCGACCTACAACCTGATGCACCCGAACTCCTGCTGCCCCCACTGTGGGCATGCAATACGCCCCTGGGAAAATATCCCCGTGTTCAGTTACCTGCTGCTCAGGGGCCGCTGCGCCCACTGCCAGGGGTCAATTGGTGCGCGCTACCCATTGACCGAACTGGGGTGCGGCCTGATCTCGGCACTGGTGGCCTGGCACTTCGGCTTCGGCTGGCAGGCCGCAGCGGTGCTGGTGGTGAGCTGGGGATTGCTGGCAATGAGCTTGATCGATATCGACCATCAGTTGCTGCCGGATGTGCTGGTGCTACCGCTGCTATGGCTGGGGCTGATCGTCAATGCTTTTGGGTTACTGACGACACTGCCCGATGCGCTGTGGGGAGCGGTGCTTGGATACATGAGCCTGTGGAGCGTTTTCTGGCTCTTCAAGCTGATCACCGGCAAGGACGGCATGGGCCACGGCGACTTTAAGCTACTGGCCCTGCTCGGGGCCTGGGGTGGCTGGCAGATAGTCCCCATGACACTGTTGATGGCCTCGCTGGTCGGGGTGATCATCGGCCTGATCCTGATGCGCCTGCGCAACGCCCAAGCGTCGACGCCCATGCCCTTTGGGCCGTATCTGGCAATTGCCGGCTGGATTGCATTGCTCTGGGGTGGTCAAATAACCGACTTCTATTTGCAGTCTGTCGGTTTCAGATGA
- a CDS encoding type II secretion system F family protein, with amino-acid sequence MSNASTTYAWEGINRKGRRVSGQTAGHNPTVVKAQLRQQGISPGRVRQKSPVLPSLGPAIKSADITLFTRQLATLLKAGIALLQAFDIISEGFDNRPARELVQSLKQQIAAGTSLAVALRKHPRYFDDLYCNLVAAGEQAGALDSLLERVAIHREKSELLKARIKKAMTYPIAVLVIASVVTAVLLIHVVPQFQTLFAGVNGELPGFTLHVIALSAFMQQAWWILALGLGTGTVGLRHAYQTSPGFRYWLDAGLLKAPLAGKLLTKSAVARFARTLSTTFAAGVPLVQALDCVAGAAGNGPFKQAIERMRRDVSTGMQLNQSMLANGLFPGMAIQMTAIGEESGTLERMLEKVAHHYETDVDNLVDNLTSLMEPLIMVILGGIVGALVIAMYLPVFQLGSAF; translated from the coding sequence ATGAGCAATGCTTCGACGACATACGCCTGGGAAGGCATCAACCGCAAAGGACGCCGGGTGTCCGGGCAAACCGCCGGGCACAACCCGACCGTGGTCAAGGCGCAGTTGCGTCAGCAAGGCATTAGCCCTGGACGAGTGCGCCAAAAATCTCCGGTGCTGCCGAGCCTGGGCCCAGCGATCAAATCAGCCGATATCACCCTGTTTACGCGCCAACTGGCCACGCTGCTCAAAGCGGGGATCGCCCTTTTGCAGGCCTTCGACATCATCAGTGAAGGCTTTGACAATCGCCCTGCGCGCGAACTGGTGCAAAGCCTGAAGCAACAGATCGCCGCCGGTACCAGCCTGGCCGTCGCGCTGCGCAAACACCCACGCTATTTCGATGACTTGTACTGCAACCTGGTCGCTGCCGGCGAGCAGGCCGGGGCACTCGACTCCCTCCTCGAGCGCGTGGCGATCCACCGGGAGAAGAGCGAGCTGCTCAAGGCTCGGATCAAGAAGGCCATGACCTACCCCATTGCTGTACTGGTGATCGCCAGCGTTGTGACTGCCGTGCTGCTGATCCATGTGGTGCCGCAATTCCAGACTTTGTTCGCCGGGGTCAACGGCGAACTGCCAGGGTTTACCTTGCATGTCATCGCTCTGTCAGCGTTTATGCAGCAGGCTTGGTGGATATTGGCGCTGGGCCTGGGGACAGGCACGGTGGGGCTGCGCCATGCGTATCAAACCTCGCCGGGTTTTCGCTATTGGCTGGATGCCGGTTTGTTGAAAGCGCCGCTGGCAGGCAAACTGCTGACAAAATCCGCCGTAGCCCGCTTCGCCCGCACCCTTTCCACGACCTTTGCCGCCGGTGTCCCATTGGTGCAGGCGTTGGATTGCGTGGCGGGTGCGGCGGGAAACGGTCCGTTCAAACAGGCAATCGAGCGTATGCGTCGCGATGTATCTACCGGCATGCAGTTGAATCAATCCATGCTCGCCAACGGCCTGTTCCCTGGCATGGCGATCCAGATGACCGCGATCGGCGAAGAGTCGGGCACGCTGGAACGCATGCTGGAAAAAGTCGCCCACCACTATGAAACCGATGTGGACAACCTGGTCGACAACCTCACCAGCCTGATGGAGCCGTTGATCATGGTGATACTGGGGGGCATTGTCGGAGCACTGGTGATCGCCATGTACCTGCCGGTGTTCCAGCTGGGGAGCGCATTTTGA
- a CDS encoding pilin, producing MRQKGFTLIELLIVVAIIGILATIGLPMYTTHQAKAKFTAGLAEISALKASYEDTINQGSVPTLALIGGTSPTANCKIDVTGDVATGAGAIRCEILDAPAPVLGKTISLTRSATTGWTCTTSAEAKYVGKGCGADGA from the coding sequence ATGCGTCAGAAAGGCTTTACCTTGATCGAATTGTTGATCGTCGTGGCAATCATCGGCATTTTGGCCACCATCGGCCTGCCCATGTACACCACGCACCAGGCCAAGGCCAAGTTCACCGCCGGCCTGGCTGAAATCAGCGCCTTGAAGGCGAGCTATGAAGACACGATCAACCAGGGCAGCGTGCCGACGCTGGCGTTGATCGGTGGTACCAGCCCCACCGCCAATTGCAAGATCGATGTGACCGGGGATGTGGCCACGGGCGCGGGCGCCATCCGGTGTGAAATCCTCGACGCACCGGCGCCGGTGCTGGGCAAGACCATCAGCCTGACACGCAGCGCCACCACTGGCTGGACGTGTACCACCAGCGCTGAAGCCAAGTACGTCGGCAAAGGTTGCGGCGCCGACGGTGCGTAA
- a CDS encoding O-antigen ligase, with protein sequence MGLSVAQRGGVFLVVVACLLTVGICAPFSGHDLQRVMQIAIALCAVLYALSVAPAEPQVDRVTAWGLALIVGLGLVSSVLAHQPLWALTEVALFVSCAAISLAFALLRRRGGEPLDRGLMLIVALLCLIKLIQYLYAGALAFTSGARTLDPDLLLSGFSNKRFYGQFQTFTLPLLALPLLMPTVSRTVRAATFALLCGWWLIAIGGGTRGTWLGMGVAGVVLAVLGPWGRRWLGWQLAAMLGGLLLYGLIFTLLADYLGIELANAASERLTTSLSGRGPIWWQAWHMLVERPWLGFGPMHFADLANRIAAHPHQAMLQWASEWGVPSALCVTFLAWRAGWATVAVLRERAQSGARADLLRLCLFAGLVGALVQAMVDGVIVMPNSQVWLALVVGWLMALHVWRTPVTATQPLAWRAWTGLSVLAVGLLVYIALRDVPHISQAQQQYLSGESRHLQPRFWAQGVIAR encoded by the coding sequence ATGGGGTTATCCGTAGCGCAGCGAGGCGGTGTTTTCCTGGTAGTCGTGGCGTGCCTGCTCACGGTCGGGATTTGCGCGCCGTTCAGTGGGCACGACCTGCAACGCGTCATGCAGATCGCCATCGCGCTGTGCGCGGTGCTTTACGCGCTGTCGGTGGCCCCTGCCGAACCCCAGGTGGATCGTGTGACGGCCTGGGGGCTGGCACTGATTGTGGGGCTGGGCCTTGTGTCTTCGGTGCTGGCCCATCAACCGTTGTGGGCACTTACCGAAGTGGCGCTGTTTGTCAGTTGTGCGGCCATCTCCCTGGCATTTGCCTTGCTCCGTCGGCGGGGAGGCGAGCCCTTGGATCGAGGCTTGATGCTGATTGTGGCGCTGCTGTGCCTGATCAAATTGATTCAATACCTGTATGCCGGTGCGCTGGCGTTCACCAGTGGCGCACGCACGCTGGACCCTGATCTGCTGCTGTCGGGGTTTTCCAACAAGCGTTTCTACGGTCAGTTCCAGACCTTCACCCTGCCGTTGCTGGCGTTGCCCCTGCTGATGCCGACCGTCTCCCGCACTGTGCGAGCGGCTACCTTCGCGCTGTTGTGCGGGTGGTGGCTGATCGCAATCGGGGGCGGCACGCGCGGTACCTGGCTCGGCATGGGCGTGGCTGGCGTCGTATTGGCGGTGCTTGGTCCTTGGGGGCGGCGCTGGCTCGGTTGGCAGTTGGCGGCCATGCTGGGCGGGTTGTTGCTGTATGGGCTGATATTTACGCTGCTGGCGGATTACCTGGGGATTGAGCTCGCCAACGCTGCCAGTGAACGCCTCACCACCTCGCTGTCGGGGCGCGGCCCGATCTGGTGGCAGGCGTGGCATATGCTCGTGGAACGCCCATGGTTGGGTTTCGGGCCGATGCATTTTGCCGATCTTGCCAACAGGATTGCCGCCCATCCCCATCAGGCGATGCTGCAGTGGGCCAGCGAATGGGGTGTGCCATCGGCCCTGTGCGTGACGTTTTTGGCGTGGCGTGCCGGCTGGGCCACGGTTGCGGTGTTGCGCGAGCGGGCGCAGTCCGGCGCGCGCGCAGACCTGTTGCGCTTATGCCTGTTTGCGGGGTTGGTCGGTGCGCTGGTCCAGGCGATGGTCGATGGTGTGATCGTGATGCCCAACTCCCAAGTGTGGCTGGCGCTGGTGGTGGGATGGCTGATGGCGCTGCATGTATGGCGCACGCCGGTGACCGCGACGCAACCGTTGGCGTGGCGCGCATGGACAGGGTTGAGTGTGTTGGCCGTTGGTCTGCTGGTGTACATCGCCCTGCGCGACGTGCCCCATATCAGTCAGGCCCAGCAGCAGTACCTGAGTGGCGAGAGTCGGCACCTGCAGCCACGCTTCTGGGCCCAGGGCGTCATTGCTCGCTGA
- a CDS encoding DUF6388 family protein: MTTTEMTQQARHEEALKKYLEDTPQLKEEIKDLSADDQRDQIQWAFEDEAESQGLQPWELTLKYTSTPEAFEAARLALHKEAAEVLGVEWEEYCEMNNLVV, encoded by the coding sequence ATGACCACGACTGAAATGACCCAGCAGGCCCGGCACGAAGAAGCGCTCAAGAAGTACCTTGAGGACACGCCGCAGCTTAAAGAAGAGATCAAGGACCTGAGCGCCGATGACCAGCGCGACCAGATCCAGTGGGCATTCGAGGACGAGGCCGAGAGCCAGGGCCTTCAGCCCTGGGAGCTGACCCTCAAGTACACCTCGACACCTGAGGCGTTCGAAGCGGCACGGCTGGCCCTGCACAAAGAGGCTGCCGAAGTGCTGGGTGTCGAATGGGAAGAATACTGCGAGATGAATAACCTGGTCGTTTGA
- the nadC gene encoding carboxylating nicotinate-nucleotide diphosphorylase encodes MPNLRLADLTAEIEANVRRALLEDIGSGDITAQLIPAERLATATIITRDNAVIAGTAWVDAVFRQLDPRVAVHWQVADGERVSPNQTLFLLEGPARSLLSGERSALNFLQLLSGVATRAQFLADFVASTQVKLLDTRKTLPGLRLAQKYAVTCGGCHNHRIGLYDAFLIKENHIAACGGIAQAITAAHEIAPGKPVEIEVESLSELREALAAGADIIMLDELSLEDMREAVRLNGGKAKLEASGGINETTLLPIAETGVDYISIGAMTKDVKAVDLSMRLSI; translated from the coding sequence ATGCCGAACCTCCGTCTTGCCGACCTCACCGCCGAAATCGAAGCCAACGTGCGCCGCGCACTGCTCGAAGACATCGGCAGCGGCGACATCACCGCACAGTTGATCCCCGCCGAACGGCTGGCCACGGCTACCATCATTACCCGTGACAACGCAGTTATCGCCGGTACGGCCTGGGTGGACGCGGTGTTCCGCCAACTTGACCCACGCGTCGCCGTGCACTGGCAGGTGGCCGACGGCGAGCGCGTCAGCCCCAATCAAACGCTGTTCCTCCTCGAAGGCCCGGCACGCTCGCTGCTCAGTGGCGAACGCTCTGCGCTGAATTTCCTGCAACTGCTGTCCGGGGTGGCCACGCGCGCCCAATTCCTGGCGGACTTTGTCGCCAGCACTCAGGTCAAGCTGCTGGACACCCGCAAAACCCTGCCCGGCCTGCGCCTGGCGCAGAAGTACGCCGTCACTTGCGGTGGCTGCCATAACCATCGCATCGGTCTGTATGACGCGTTTCTGATCAAGGAAAACCATATCGCCGCGTGTGGCGGTATCGCCCAGGCCATCACCGCCGCCCACGAGATCGCACCCGGCAAGCCGGTGGAAATCGAAGTGGAAAGTCTGAGTGAACTGCGTGAAGCACTGGCGGCGGGCGCCGATATCATCATGCTCGACGAGTTGAGCCTGGAAGACATGCGTGAAGCGGTGCGCCTGAACGGCGGCAAGGCGAAGCTGGAAGCCAGCGGCGGGATCAATGAAACCACCCTGCTTCCCATCGCTGAAACCGGGGTGGACTACATCTCCATCGGCGCGATGACCAAAGATGTGAAGGCGGTGGATTTGTCGATGCGACTGAGCATCTGA
- a CDS encoding DUF1631 domain-containing protein, whose product MHNDGKVVPIKKAHVTPSPLARLPMVLLQVRDKAAQQLQQGLQELFDNADDTLFEMADKARNNVDQHIFFEAMRDLRLKRKNFERVFMEGLFDAFARLDQAGRAELQLAPVLSYDAVPGTCRDEREKAVALQAMLDRVRHRDGLALSQLTARLSALLGNRLDDRENPLGPALLCECFLRAGRSLGVEIRVKLIMLKLFEKYVLTDADHLYGEANQLLIATGVLPELKAPPSRRPGGRAARDQPREEAASPAEQPVDENGQQAFGALQALLKPVRGSVVPTLEASADPQPIATRDLLRLLSHLQQYVPEPDAEDDFDLCSQLEQLLTRVSVKSGKSRVLEEADEDVINLIALLFEFILDDRAVPDAFKPLIARLQIPLLKVALQDKSFFSRASHPARRLFNEIAATALGWSPVNDYQHDGLYQHIERVVQRLLDEFVEDPRIFSQLLAEFCGFTADERRRSELLEQHTRDAEAGRVLTEAARQQVAEVLNRRLLGKVLPRAVVQFLQQAWSQVLLLTCLKHGEQSVQWQAGLRTMDELIWSVGLPQDTEAGLHLLEQLPGLLKSLRDGLTGAAFDPFSTHDFFVRLQALHVQTPEGVDGLVEVREPFVFSALPPDSLDGLSDDDPDLLKARQLRIDGWVVFQQDHADTLRCKLLAIIPAANTYIFVGRTGLKVAEKNAGQLAQAFKRGALHALDDGPLFERALTAVIGRLRQLNRGK is encoded by the coding sequence ATGCACAATGACGGAAAGGTGGTGCCAATCAAAAAGGCGCACGTCACGCCATCGCCGCTCGCTCGTCTGCCGATGGTATTGCTGCAGGTTCGCGACAAGGCCGCACAACAGTTGCAGCAGGGCCTGCAAGAGCTGTTCGATAACGCCGATGACACGTTGTTCGAAATGGCCGACAAAGCTCGCAATAACGTAGATCAGCATATTTTCTTCGAGGCCATGCGAGACCTGCGCCTCAAGCGCAAGAATTTCGAGCGCGTGTTCATGGAAGGCCTGTTCGACGCCTTTGCCAGGCTGGACCAGGCCGGGCGCGCCGAGCTGCAACTGGCGCCGGTTTTGTCCTATGACGCGGTGCCAGGCACCTGCAGGGATGAACGGGAAAAAGCCGTGGCGCTCCAGGCCATGCTTGACCGGGTACGCCACCGCGACGGTTTGGCGTTGTCGCAACTCACCGCACGCTTGAGTGCCTTACTGGGCAATCGCCTGGATGACCGTGAGAACCCTCTGGGGCCGGCGCTGCTGTGCGAATGTTTCCTGCGGGCGGGTCGCAGTCTGGGCGTGGAGATCCGCGTCAAACTGATCATGCTCAAGCTGTTTGAAAAATACGTGCTCACTGACGCCGACCACCTGTACGGCGAAGCCAATCAGTTGCTGATAGCGACAGGCGTGCTGCCCGAACTCAAAGCACCACCCTCCCGTCGACCCGGCGGGCGTGCTGCCCGTGATCAGCCACGCGAAGAGGCCGCGTCTCCAGCCGAACAACCCGTCGATGAAAACGGTCAGCAAGCGTTTGGCGCCTTGCAGGCCTTGCTCAAACCGGTACGCGGCAGTGTGGTCCCCACCCTGGAAGCCAGTGCTGACCCCCAGCCCATCGCCACCCGTGACCTCTTGCGGCTGCTGTCCCATTTGCAGCAGTACGTGCCCGAGCCTGACGCCGAGGACGATTTCGACCTGTGCAGCCAGCTTGAACAGTTGCTCACCCGTGTCAGCGTCAAGAGCGGCAAGTCGCGGGTGTTGGAGGAGGCGGACGAAGACGTGATCAACCTGATCGCGCTGCTGTTTGAATTCATTCTTGATGACCGTGCTGTACCCGATGCCTTCAAGCCGTTGATTGCACGCTTGCAGATCCCGCTATTGAAAGTTGCATTGCAGGACAAGAGCTTTTTCAGTCGCGCCAGTCACCCGGCGCGGCGCCTGTTCAATGAAATTGCGGCGACGGCCCTGGGCTGGAGCCCCGTCAATGATTATCAGCACGACGGCCTGTACCAGCACATCGAGCGGGTGGTGCAGCGTTTGCTCGATGAGTTTGTCGAAGATCCACGGATTTTTTCCCAGTTGCTCGCTGAATTCTGTGGGTTTACCGCCGATGAGCGACGGCGCAGTGAGCTGCTGGAACAGCACACCCGCGATGCCGAAGCCGGGCGCGTACTGACCGAAGCAGCCCGCCAGCAAGTGGCCGAGGTGCTCAATCGTCGCCTGCTGGGCAAGGTATTACCGCGTGCGGTGGTGCAGTTCCTGCAGCAGGCCTGGAGCCAGGTGTTGCTCCTCACTTGCCTCAAGCACGGCGAGCAGTCGGTCCAATGGCAAGCGGGGCTGCGCACCATGGACGAGCTGATCTGGAGCGTCGGCCTGCCGCAAGACACCGAAGCCGGCCTGCATTTGCTGGAGCAGTTACCGGGCTTGCTCAAGTCCTTGCGCGACGGCTTGACAGGTGCCGCGTTCGACCCGTTCAGCACCCATGATTTTTTTGTGCGCTTGCAGGCCTTGCATGTCCAAACACCCGAAGGCGTTGATGGGTTGGTCGAAGTGCGCGAGCCCTTTGTGTTCAGCGCGCTACCGCCCGACTCCCTTGACGGCTTGTCGGACGATGATCCTGACCTGCTCAAGGCACGCCAACTGCGCATCGATGGGTGGGTCGTGTTCCAGCAAGACCACGCAGACACCCTGCGCTGCAAGCTGTTGGCGATCATCCCTGCGGCCAATACCTATATTTTCGTTGGCCGCACAGGCCTCAAGGTCGCGGAGAAAAATGCTGGCCAACTGGCGCAGGCGTTCAAGCGTGGCGCGTTACATGCCCTGGACGATGGGCCGCTGTTCGAGCGTGCGTTGACGGCCGTTATTGGCAGGTTGCGTCAACTCAATCGCGGCAAGTGA
- the ampD gene encoding 1,6-anhydro-N-acetylmuramyl-L-alanine amidase AmpD, whose amino-acid sequence MQLDPASGWCQGIRHCPSPNFNERPAGEISLLVVHNISLPPAQFATGKVQAFFQNRLDVTEHPYFEGIADLRVSAHFLIERDGAVTQFVSCRDRAWHAGVSWFEGRETCNDFSLGIELEGTDDLPFTDAQYASLIELARQLLEAYPDITAQRICGHSDIAPGRKTDPGPAFDWTRFRSALQDGGHVR is encoded by the coding sequence ATGCAGTTGGACCCCGCCAGTGGTTGGTGCCAGGGCATTCGCCATTGCCCATCACCCAACTTCAACGAGCGCCCCGCCGGCGAAATCTCGCTGTTGGTGGTGCACAACATCAGCCTGCCACCGGCGCAGTTCGCCACGGGCAAGGTGCAGGCGTTTTTCCAGAATCGCCTGGATGTCACGGAACACCCTTACTTTGAGGGGATCGCCGACTTACGGGTGTCTGCGCATTTTCTGATTGAGCGCGATGGCGCGGTGACGCAGTTTGTCTCCTGCCGCGACCGCGCCTGGCATGCCGGAGTCTCATGGTTCGAAGGGCGGGAAACGTGCAATGACTTTTCCCTGGGTATTGAGCTGGAAGGCACTGACGACCTGCCGTTCACCGACGCCCAATATGCGTCGCTGATCGAGCTGGCCCGCCAATTGCTCGAAGCCTACCCTGACATCACCGCGCAGCGTATTTGTGGTCACAGCGATATTGCCCCGGGACGCAAGACCGATCCCGGTCCCGCTTTTGATTGGACGCGCTTTCGCAGCGCCCTGCAGGATGGAGGACACGTACGATGA
- the ampE gene encoding regulatory signaling modulator protein AmpE — protein sequence MSFLVLVLAVWIEKFSALRQRLQRDGGWLRELAKLESSPRMGKQPWLVLTVLVLLPVTLLALLLLVLEPVAYGLLALPVHLLVVIYSLGRGDLLAGLGPFRDAWRRGDLQAAEHVAERDLKLSADNGEQLLERVQGHLLWQAYQSFFAVIFWYFLLGPVAALAYRLLALASEHSQNPLVAERAGQLRHAFDWLPVRLLAASFALVGNFVAVSRVMLHELLSWDISAAQLVEKVGLVAAEIPPPVVGADGINSLDRLWELLLRAAVLWYAGFAIWTVLP from the coding sequence ATGAGTTTTCTGGTGTTGGTGCTGGCGGTGTGGATCGAGAAATTCTCTGCCCTGCGCCAGCGATTGCAGCGTGATGGCGGTTGGCTGCGCGAATTGGCCAAACTGGAATCGAGCCCGCGCATGGGCAAGCAGCCGTGGTTGGTTCTGACCGTCCTGGTGCTGTTGCCGGTGACGCTGTTGGCGCTGTTGCTGCTGGTGTTGGAGCCGGTGGCTTATGGCCTGTTGGCGCTGCCGGTGCACCTGTTGGTGGTGATCTACAGCCTGGGGCGTGGCGACCTGCTGGCTGGGCTCGGTCCGTTTCGCGACGCTTGGCGTCGCGGTGATTTACAGGCCGCCGAACATGTGGCCGAGCGCGACCTGAAGCTCAGCGCCGACAACGGCGAGCAGCTTTTGGAACGTGTTCAGGGCCATTTGCTGTGGCAGGCCTACCAAAGTTTTTTCGCGGTGATTTTCTGGTACTTCCTGCTGGGTCCGGTCGCCGCCCTGGCTTATCGCCTGTTGGCGCTGGCCAGTGAACACAGCCAGAACCCCCTGGTGGCCGAGCGCGCCGGGCAACTGCGGCATGCGTTTGACTGGTTGCCGGTGCGCTTGCTGGCCGCCAGCTTTGCCTTGGTGGGCAACTTCGTCGCGGTCAGCCGCGTAATGCTCCACGAATTGCTGAGCTGGGACATCAGTGCCGCCCAATTGGTGGAAAAGGTTGGGCTGGTGGCGGCCGAGATCCCGCCGCCCGTTGTGGGCGCAGACGGTATCAACAGCCTGGATCGCCTATGGGAACTGCTGCTGCGTGCTGCAGTGTTGTGGTACGCCGGGTTCGCCATCTGGACGGTGTTGCCTTAA